One Deinococcus seoulensis DNA window includes the following coding sequences:
- a CDS encoding DUF2256 domain-containing protein, whose product MSPTTARRPGGGRKPSERPSKPCAHCGLPFTWRKKWERDWDNVLYCSDRCRAAAKRDRP is encoded by the coding sequence ATGAGCCCCACCACTGCCCGGCGCCCCGGCGGAGGCCGCAAACCCAGCGAACGCCCCAGCAAACCCTGCGCCCACTGCGGCCTGCCCTTCACGTGGCGCAAGAAATGGGAACGCGACTGGGACAACGTCCTGTACTGCTCGGACCGCTGCCGCGCCGCCGCCAAACGGGACCGCCCGTGA
- the uvsE gene encoding UV DNA damage repair endonuclease UvsE — protein sequence MTATPNAGSPAYGLVCLTTGPEVRFRTITLTRYRALTPTAREGALLDLYADNIARLRAAATFCQERGIRLYRLSSSLFPMLDLAGDDTGAAVLTHLAPQLTRAGQAFTDAGIRVLMHPEQFIVLNSDRPEVRGSSLRAISAHARVMDDLGLTRTPWNLLLLHGGKGGRAAELRDLIPDLPDAVRLRLGLENDERAYSPRDLLPVCEATGTPLVFDAHHHVIHDRLPDQEHPSVREWVLSARRTWTPPDWQVVHLSNGIDGPQDRRHSRLITHLPSAYHDVPWIEVEAKGKEEALAALAAAPPALT from the coding sequence GTGACAGCCACCCCGAACGCGGGCAGCCCCGCCTACGGCCTCGTATGCCTGACCACCGGCCCCGAGGTCCGGTTCCGCACCATCACTCTCACCCGCTACCGCGCCCTGACCCCCACCGCGCGCGAGGGTGCCCTGCTCGACCTGTACGCCGACAACATCGCCCGGCTGCGCGCCGCCGCCACCTTCTGCCAGGAACGCGGCATCCGCCTGTACCGCCTGAGCTCCAGCCTGTTCCCCATGCTCGACCTCGCCGGAGACGACACGGGCGCCGCCGTCCTGACCCACCTCGCCCCGCAACTGACCCGCGCCGGACAGGCCTTCACGGACGCCGGTATCCGCGTGCTGATGCACCCCGAGCAGTTCATCGTGCTGAACAGCGACCGCCCCGAAGTCCGCGGCAGCAGTTTGCGTGCCATCAGCGCCCACGCCCGCGTCATGGACGACCTCGGCCTGACCCGCACCCCCTGGAACCTGCTACTGCTGCACGGTGGCAAGGGCGGCCGCGCCGCCGAACTGCGCGACCTGATCCCCGACCTGCCGGACGCCGTGCGCCTGCGCCTGGGCCTGGAAAACGACGAACGCGCCTACAGCCCCCGCGACCTGCTGCCCGTCTGCGAGGCCACCGGCACGCCCCTCGTGTTCGACGCGCACCACCACGTCATCCACGACCGCCTGCCCGACCAGGAACACCCCAGCGTCCGCGAGTGGGTCCTGAGTGCCCGCCGCACCTGGACACCCCCCGACTGGCAGGTCGTGCACCTGAGTAACGGCATCGACGGCCCCCAGGACCGCCGCCACAGCCGGCTGATCACCCACCTGCCCAGCGCCTACCACGACGTTCCCTGGATCGAGGTCGAAGCCAAAGGCAAGGAAGAAGCCCTGGCCGCCCTGGCCGCAGCCCCGCCCGCACTGACCTGA